From Tripterygium wilfordii isolate XIE 37 chromosome 13, ASM1340144v1, whole genome shotgun sequence, the proteins below share one genomic window:
- the LOC120012193 gene encoding uncharacterized protein LOC120012193 — MAKPEFWLPTGFIVDKDSAMETEILKKNASKADVAPSLSFPMEFPYEFDSFGSSCSALSSPGESVVGCIETESCGEEDFLMTGLTRRLNQSSISETRKIGPKPESMWVMAGSPESTLSGARQLSVSSNGSSSGVSPPMTPFGERYNTWDLIYEAAGQVARLKMTNEAPKFYSSNFQARLGPRESHGPARSQNQVTGVIDTSHSDFCEAHGFTHNVSQQMNLQYQRARLEQLVKQRQHKQRQCASVWAKQVDLNLQLQNQQIQSAAQRASGFQTGRCGNPVTVGVPQSAWPRLLQSPLHQSQQFAAQSQHLNPGMKAIVPGGSGVKRVCAGTGVFLPRRYGNNNPQPCKKTGYSAATLPVKVVHSHPHTQAAFNTVLPSEYEALVARRNAVLTLQKRMLQQENHDLGLPQEWAY, encoded by the exons ATGGCTAAACCCGAGTTCTGGCTACCAACCGGGTTTATTGTAGATAAAGATTCGGCCATGGAAACAGAGATCTTGAAGAAAAACGCGTCCAAGGCTGACGTGGCCCCGAGTTTGAGCTTCCCGATGGAGTTTCCGTACGAGTTCGACTCGTTCGGTTCTTCCTGTTCCGCCTTGAGTTCCCCCGGTGAGTCAGTTGTGGGTTGTATTGAGACAGAGAGTTGCGGGGAGGAGGACTTCCTGATGACCGGGTTGACTCGCAGGCTGAATCAGTCCTCTATTTCCGAGACTCGGAAGATCGGTCCTAAACCCGAG AGCATGTGGGTTATGGCCGGGTCGCCCGAGTCGACTCTGAGTGGGGCCAGACAGTTGTCTGTTTCGAGTAACGGGAGCTCAAGCGGTGTGTCCCCTCCAATGACACCGTTTGGGGAACGTTATAACACCTGGGATCTGATCTACGAGGCTGCAGGGCAGGTTGCGAGGTTGAAGATGACGAATGAAGCGCCCAAGTTCTACAGTTCGAATTTCCAAGCGAGACTCGGTCCTAGAGAATCGCATGGTCCCGCTAGGAGCCAAAATCAAGTCACTGGGGTGATAGATACTAGCCACTCTGACTTCTGTGAGGCTCATGGTTTTACTCATAACGTCTCGCAGCAAATGAATCTG CAATACCAGCGAGCGAGGCTGGAACAACTAGTAAAGCAACGGCAGCACAAACAGAGACAGTGCGCTTCAGTTTGGGCAAAGCAGGTGGATTTGAACCTGCAACTTCAGAACCAACAGATCCAGAGCGCAGCTCAGAGGGCTTCTGGGTTTCAAACTGGAAGGTGTGGAAACCCTGTCACAGTGGGTGTACCTCAGTCTGCTTGGCCTCGTCTCCTACAGAGCCCACTTCACCAATCGCAACAATTCGCTGCACAATCACAGCATTTGAATCCGGGCATGAAAGCCATTGTTCCCGGTGGATCTGGAGTCAAAAGGGTGTGCGCTGGTACTGGTGTCTTCTTGCCTCGGAGATATGGCAATAATAACCCACAACCTTGCAAGAAAACTG GTTATTCTGCTGCTACACTTCCAGTAAAGGTTGTTCATTCCCATCCACATACTCAGGCAGCTTTCAATACTGTTCTACCCTCCGAATACG AGGCCTTGGTGGCCAGACGAAATGCGGTTTTGACCCTGCAGAAGCGAATGTTGCAGCAAGAAAATCATGATCTTGGGTTGCCTCAAGAGTGGGCATATTGA
- the LOC120013415 gene encoding guanylyl cyclase 1 isoform X4: MVLSTIGINDFSIQSLAELCRTTSIWTVDLAYLLQKFSVRFSYFTVTFGANPDFSVETFYKEQLPNDLVRVDMLFQKAREAEINIQCRSISGEEISILILSGKYIAIVLVDQFKLSQSWLENVIVSGFNSTGSGYTGHYVVICGYDAAADEFEIRDPASSWKHERVSAKRLDEARRSFGTDEDLLLICIERNEPQSSSSLTTSPDRNMVS; the protein is encoded by the exons atggttttgagtACCATTGGCATCAATGACTTCAGTATTCAATCCTTGGCAGAACTATGCAGAACAACAAG CATTTGGACTGTTGATCTGGCATATTTGCTGCAGAAGTTTTCAGTTCGATTCTCCTACTTCACTGTAACATTTGGGGCTAACCCGGACTTCTCTGTCGAGACATTTTACAAG GAACAATTGCCTAACGATTTGGTTCGAGTAGATATGCTCTTTCAGAAAGCACGGGAAGCCGAAATTAATATTCAG TGCAGATCCATCAGTGGGGAAGAAATTTCCATCTTGATTCTTTCTGGGAAATATATTGCAATTGTACTAGTTGATCAGTTCAAATTGAG CCAATCTTGGCTGGAGAATGTTATTGTTTCGGGCTTTAACAGCACTGGTTCAGGGTACACTG GACATTATGTTGTGATATGTGGATATGATGCTGCTGCAGATGAATTTGAGATCAGAGATCCTGCTAGTTCGTG GAAGCATGAGAGGGTCTCAGCAAAGCGACTGGACGAAGCACGGAGATCCTTTGGCACAGATGAAGATCTTCTCCTG ATTTGTATCGAGAGGAATGAGCCGCAAAGTAGCTCATCCTTAACAACTTCTCCAGACAGAAATATGGTTTCCTGA
- the LOC120012323 gene encoding uncharacterized protein LOC120012323, with protein MVRMYRCCLRAEPHTHTHTHNIPSNLSLSLSPPVLVFSPTLNTLQAFSHSVQNPKTLCVFCSLCFFWALMRKLCPNFDREDGLDTVLEVPVPEETFASANKNHSKSWQNMKAWMKPSSERSPAAALLGSRNTEIQLLLGVIGAPLIPLPIRCDHRLINRIVKDHPLEASMAKYILQQYVAAVGGEKVLNSMDSMYAMGKVKMAASEFCAGDGTLNNKAVKMKCLRNGGGEMGGFVLWQKKPDLWCLELVVSGCKISAGSDGKVAWRQTPWHHSHASRGPPRPLRRFLQVLDPKCTANLFSNSVYIGEKAINNEDCFILKLEAESTTLQARSSNKVEIMQHTVRGCFSQRTGLLVHLQDSHRLRIKTLGTDTMFWETTMESLIEDYRNVDGVSIAHKGRTSVSLFRLDEDLHTLSRTRMEEVWTIEEVDFYIKGLSMDCFLPPSDLKKEEDECGGVGGVLSVNARLPFKIRPASNRISAS; from the exons ATGGTCCGTATGTATCGTTGTTGTTTACGAGCCGAGCCCCACACACACACGCATACGCACAATATCCCTTCCAATctaagtctctctctctctccccctgtCTTAGTCTTCTCACCAACACTAAACACCCTCCAAGCCTTCTCTCATTCTGTGCAAAACCCAAAAACACTCTGTGTTTTttgttctctctgttttttttgggCTCTGATGAGGAAACTGTGTCCAAACTTTGATCGTGAAGATGGGCTTGATACGGTCCTGGAAGTGCCAGTCCCAGAAGAGACGTTTGCCTCTGCCAACAAGAACCATAGCAAATCATGGCAAAACATGAAAGCATGGATGAAACCGAGCAGTGAGAGATCACCAGCAGCAGCGCTTCTTGGAAGCCGCAACACAGAGATCCAGCTCTTGCTCGGCGTCATCGGTGCTCCATTGATTCCTCTGCCCATCCGTTGCGATCATCGGCTAATCAACCGCATCGTAAAGGACCATCCCCTC GAGGCTTCGATGGCGAAATACATTCTGCAGCAATACGTGGCGGCAGTCGGGGGAGAAAAGGTATTGAATTCGATGGACAGTATGTATGCAATGGGGAAGGTGAAAATGGCGGCGTCAGAGTTCTGTGCAGGGGATGGAACGTTGAACAACAAGGCTGTGAAGATGAAGTGTTTGAGAAATGGCGGAGGAGAGATGGGTGGGTTCGTGCTGTGGCAGAAGAAGCCTGATTTGTGGTGCTTGGAGCTGGTAGTTTCCGGGTGCAAGATTAGTGCTGGTAGTGATGGAAAAGTGGCTTGGAGACAGACCCCATGGCACCATTCTCATGCCTCCAGAGGTCCTCCCAGGCCTCTTCGTCGTTTCTTGCAGGT TCTTGATCCAAAGTGCACAGCCAATTTGTTCTCCAACTCCGTCTACATTGGGGAGAAGGCAATCAACAATGAGGACTGCTTTATACTAAAACTTGAAGCAGAATCCACTACTCTACAGGCAAGAAGCAGCAACAAAGTAGAAATAATGCAACACACGGTTAGAGGATGTTTCAGCCAGAGAACAGGGTTGTTAGTCCACTTACAGGACTCTCACCGCCTGAGGATCAAAACCCTTGGAACTGATACCATGTTTTGGGAGACCACAATGGAATCATTGATCGAAGACTACCGAAATGTCGATGGTGTCAGCATTGCACACAAGGGTAGGACTTCAGTCTCATTGTTCAGGTTGGATGAAGACTTGCATACCCTTTCCAGGACAAGAATGGAAGAGGTTTGGACAATAGAAGAAGTGGACTTCTACATAAAAGGGTTGTCAATGGATTGCTTTCTGCCTCCTAGTGACTTGAAGAAAGAGGAAGACGAATGTGGTGGCGTTGGTGGTGTGCTTAGCGTTAATGCTCGCTTGCCATTCAAGATTCGACCTGCCTCTAATAGGATTAGTGCTTCTTAA
- the LOC120013109 gene encoding rop guanine nucleotide exchange factor 5-like isoform X1 → MERLVKCGGGFEKKKDGFEPLGSADSLTESRESSSSGTSKEEAKATACSSPPLLGWHIRKAGEVCKSSVSSNKVDAGLSLLEDFDLTKTNSKISEIDMMKERFAKLLLGEDMSGSGKGVSTALAISNAITNLCATIFGQLWRLEPLPFEKKSMWRREIELLLCVSDHIVELIPSWQTFPDGSKLEIMTCRPRSDLFINLPALRKLDNMLLEILDSFIDTEFWYVDQGIVAPDADGSASFRKTVQRQEEKWWLPVPRVPAAGLSEKSRKQLNHIRECTSQVVKAAMAINSIALAEMEVPNSYLEALPKNGRTCLGDVIYRYITSDQFSAECLLDCLDLSSEHIALEIANRVEASIYVWRRRAHPKPPINPTRSTTKSSWEMVKDLMADGDKREFLAERSEGLLICLKQRFPSLTQTTLDTSKIQCNEDIGKSILESYSRVLESLAFNIVARIDDLLYVDDWTKHSDRLSSVPGLSVIGHKKVSIPHTVPTSSTPHSTPRYSPAPPVSPLRGERTPFINITNNSKAHRRGFGVKRVLNNYLGIDTKAKICGNPTASENGAEGRGHQESSAPRSGTKSSQNPPRYTVS, encoded by the exons ATGGAAAGATTAGTGAAGTGTGGCGGtggatttgaaaagaaaaaggatgggTTTGAGCCGTTGGGTAGTGCCGATTCGTTAACGGAGTCAAGAGAGAGCAGCTCGAGTGGGACTTCCAAGGAGGAAGCGAAGGCCACAGCGTGCTCTTCGCCGCCTCTGCTTGGTTGGCATATAAGGAAAGCCGGTGAAGTGTGCAAGAGCTCCGTTTCAAGTAACAAAGTGGACGCAGGTTTATCTCTTTTGGAGGATTTCGATCTTACCAAAACCAATTCGAAGATTTCAG AGATTGATATGATGAAGGAGAGGTTTGCAAAATTGCTGCTTGGTGAAGATATGTCAGGGTCTGGCAAAGGGGTTTCAACTGCTTTGGCTATTTCAAATGCCATTACCAATCTCTGtg CTACCATTTTTGGGCAATTATGGAGACTAGAGCCTTTGCCCTTTGAGAAGAAATCGATGTGGCGAAGAGAGATCGAGTTGCTTCTTTGTGTTAGTGATCACATTGTGGAATTAATTCCTTCTTGGCAAACATTTCCTGATGGCAGTAAGCTTGAG ATCATGACTTGCAGGCCCAGATCGGATCTATTCATCAATCTCCCAGCTTTGCGTAAATTAGACAACATGCTTCTT GAAATATTGGACAGTTTCATAGACACAGAGTTTTGGTATGTCGATCAAGGGATCGTAGCTCCAGATGCTGATGGGTCAGCTTCTTTTCGCAAGACGGTTCAACGGCAAGAGGAGAAGTGGTGGCTACCTGTTCCTCGAGTACCCGCGGCTGGTCTTAGTGAAAAATCAAGGAAGCAATTGAACCACATCCGTGAATGCACAAGTCAAGTTGTAAAAGCTGCTATGGCTATCAACAGCATTGCTTTAGCTGAAATGGAGGTTCCTAACTCATATTTGGAAGCTCTCCCAAAG AATGGGAGAACTTGTTTAGGCGATGTTATTTACCGGTATATTACATCAGATCAATTCTCTGCAGAATGCCTGCTTGATTGTCTGGACCTGTCCTCCGAGCACATTGCTCTAGAGATTGCAAACCGAGTGGAAGCCTCGATTTATGTTTGGCGTCGAAGAGCTCATCCAAAACCTCCAATTAACCCAACTCGGTCCACCACTAAATCATCGTGGGAGATGGTTAAGGACCTAATGGCTGATGGTGATAAAAGGGAATTTCTTGCAGAAAGATCTGAAGGCCTACTGATCTGTTTGAAGCAGCGGTTCCCTAGTCTAACCCAAACTACACTGGACACAAGCAAAATCCAGTGCAACGAG GACATTGGAAAATCAATTCTTGAAAGCTATTCAAGAGTTCTGGAGAGCCTAGCATTCAATATTGTAGCCCGTATAGACGACTTGCTATATGTGGATGACTGGACTAAACATTCAGATAGATTATCATCCGTTCCTGGACTCAGTGTGATTGGACATAAGAAGGTTTCGATCCCACACACAGTGCCCACCTCAAGCACTCCGCACAGCACACCAAGGTATTCACCTGCACCACCAGTCAGTCCTCTGAGGGGGGAGAGAACTCCGTTTATCAACATAACCAATAATAGCAAGGCCCACCGTCGCGGGTTTGGTGTGAAAAGAGTCCTGAACAATTATCTTGGTATAGACACAAAAGCCAAGATCTGTGGCAATCCAACCGCAAGTGAGAATGGCGCAGAAGGTCGTGGACATCAGGAGTCATCGGCACCGCGGAGTGGGACGAAATCAAGCCAAAATCCTCCCCGGTATACAGTCTCTTGA
- the LOC120013111 gene encoding eukaryotic translation initiation factor 3 subunit H-like encodes MADPNSMTRSFLQVAATEEVAPPLRVVQIEGLVILKIIKHCKEFSPALVTGQLLGLDVGSVLEVTNCFPFPVREEDEEIEADGANYQLEMMRCLREVNVDNNTVGWYQSTLLGSFQTVELIETFMNYQENIRRCVCIIYDPSRSNQGVLALKALKLSDSFMELYRSNNFTGEKLREKNLSWVDIFEEIPIKISNSALISAFLTNLEADTPVTQCDYDRLQLSTNPFMERNMEFLIECMDDLSVEQQKLQFYYRNLSRHQAQQQAWLQKRRAENISRKAAGEEPLPEEDPSNPIFKPIPEPSRLESFLITNQISNYCNQINGVAGQSFNRLYLMKALHENGEDA; translated from the exons ATGGCTGACCCTAACT CAATGACTAGGTCCTTTCTTCAGGTGGCGGCGACAGAGGAGGTTGCTCCTCCGCTCAGAGTTGTTCAGATCGAGGGACTG GTCATATTAAAGATAATCAAACACTGCAAGGAGTTTTCACCCGCCTTAGTGACAGGGCAACTGCTTGGGCTAGATGTTGGCAGTGTTCTTGAAGTCACAAACTGTTTCCCCTTCCCG GTCAGGGAAGAGGATGAGGAGATTGAGGCTGATGGTGCAAATTATCAGCTTGAAATGATGAGATGTTTGAGAGAGGTTAATGTTGACAACAACACTGTTGGgtg GTACCAGTCAACGTTGCTTGGCTCTTTTCAGACGGTGGAATTGATTGAAACCTTCATGAATTACCAG GAAAATATCAGACGTTGTGTGTGCATCATATATGATCCTTCAAGGTCCAATCAAGGGGTCCTAGCTCTCAAAGCTTTAAAGCTTTCTGATTCTTTCATGGAGCTTTACCGTAGTAACAATTTTACTGGAGAGAA gttgagagagaaaaatttaTCATGGGTGGATATTTTTGAGGAAATTCCT ATCAAAATCTCCAATTCAGCACTTATCAGTGCCTTTTTGACCAACCTGGAAGCAGATACTCCTGTCACACAG TGTGACTATGATCGACTGCAATTATCAACAAATCCATTTATGGAGAGGAATATGGAGTTTTTGATTGAATGCATGGATGATTTGTCTGTGGAGCAGCAGAAG TTACAATTTTACTATCGAAACTTGTCTCGACAtcaagcccagcaacaagcaTGGCTTCAGAAGAGGAG GGCCGAGAACATTTCCCGTAAAGCTGCGGGTGAAGAACCATTACCAGAGGAGGATCCCTCAAACCCAATCTTCAAGCCAATTCCCGAGCCTTCACGGTTGGAGAGCTTtctcataacaaatcaaatttccaACTATTGCAACCAAATTAATGG GGTTGCTGGGCAGAGCTTCAACAGACTTTACTTGATGAAGGCTTTGCATGAAAATGGAGAGGATGCTTGA
- the LOC120013415 gene encoding guanylyl cyclase 1 isoform X2, translating into MWSFCSLLNKVLKTDEEINEAVGDESSLAECYPSELPSNDAQCNDAVLTYSHYVEVPHINQQFSWDCGLACVLMVLSTIGINDFSIQSLAELCRTTSIWTVDLAYLLQKFSVRFSYFTVTFGANPDFSVETFYKEQLPNDLVRVDMLFQKAREAEINIQCRSISGEEISILILSGKYIAIVLVDQFKLSQSWLENVIVSGFNSTGSGYTGHYVVICGYDAAADEFEIRDPASSWKHERVSAKRLDEARRSFGTDEDLLLICIERNEPQSSSSLTTSPDRNMVS; encoded by the exons ATGTGGTCTTTTTGTTCTCTTCTTAACAAAGTTCTTAAGAcagatgaagaaataaatgaaGCAGTTGGAGATGAGTCAAGCCTGGCAGAATGCTACCCATCTGAGCTGCCATCAAACGATGCACAATGCAATGATGCAGTCTTGACATACTCGCACTATGTGGAA GTGCCTCACATAAACCAGCAATTCTCTTGGGATTGTGGTCTTGCTtgtgttttgatggttttgagtACCATTGGCATCAATGACTTCAGTATTCAATCCTTGGCAGAACTATGCAGAACAACAAG CATTTGGACTGTTGATCTGGCATATTTGCTGCAGAAGTTTTCAGTTCGATTCTCCTACTTCACTGTAACATTTGGGGCTAACCCGGACTTCTCTGTCGAGACATTTTACAAG GAACAATTGCCTAACGATTTGGTTCGAGTAGATATGCTCTTTCAGAAAGCACGGGAAGCCGAAATTAATATTCAG TGCAGATCCATCAGTGGGGAAGAAATTTCCATCTTGATTCTTTCTGGGAAATATATTGCAATTGTACTAGTTGATCAGTTCAAATTGAG CCAATCTTGGCTGGAGAATGTTATTGTTTCGGGCTTTAACAGCACTGGTTCAGGGTACACTG GACATTATGTTGTGATATGTGGATATGATGCTGCTGCAGATGAATTTGAGATCAGAGATCCTGCTAGTTCGTG GAAGCATGAGAGGGTCTCAGCAAAGCGACTGGACGAAGCACGGAGATCCTTTGGCACAGATGAAGATCTTCTCCTG ATTTGTATCGAGAGGAATGAGCCGCAAAGTAGCTCATCCTTAACAACTTCTCCAGACAGAAATATGGTTTCCTGA
- the LOC120013415 gene encoding guanylyl cyclase 1 isoform X1 gives MLTSHDSLLQLQHPQSNKRLNLPFFVTYNRPIKSSFSFSSKDEEINEAVGDESSLAECYPSELPSNDAQCNDAVLTYSHYVEVPHINQQFSWDCGLACVLMVLSTIGINDFSIQSLAELCRTTSIWTVDLAYLLQKFSVRFSYFTVTFGANPDFSVETFYKEQLPNDLVRVDMLFQKAREAEINIQCRSISGEEISILILSGKYIAIVLVDQFKLSQSWLENVIVSGFNSTGSGYTGHYVVICGYDAAADEFEIRDPASSWKHERVSAKRLDEARRSFGTDEDLLLICIERNEPQSSSSLTTSPDRNMVS, from the exons ATGCTCACGAGTCACGACAGCCTTCTCCAGCTCCAACACCCCCAATCCAACAAACGTTTGAATCTTCCATTCTTCGTCACGTACAACCGACCAATCAAATCATCATTCTCCTTTTCCTCCAAAG atgaagaaataaatgaaGCAGTTGGAGATGAGTCAAGCCTGGCAGAATGCTACCCATCTGAGCTGCCATCAAACGATGCACAATGCAATGATGCAGTCTTGACATACTCGCACTATGTGGAA GTGCCTCACATAAACCAGCAATTCTCTTGGGATTGTGGTCTTGCTtgtgttttgatggttttgagtACCATTGGCATCAATGACTTCAGTATTCAATCCTTGGCAGAACTATGCAGAACAACAAG CATTTGGACTGTTGATCTGGCATATTTGCTGCAGAAGTTTTCAGTTCGATTCTCCTACTTCACTGTAACATTTGGGGCTAACCCGGACTTCTCTGTCGAGACATTTTACAAG GAACAATTGCCTAACGATTTGGTTCGAGTAGATATGCTCTTTCAGAAAGCACGGGAAGCCGAAATTAATATTCAG TGCAGATCCATCAGTGGGGAAGAAATTTCCATCTTGATTCTTTCTGGGAAATATATTGCAATTGTACTAGTTGATCAGTTCAAATTGAG CCAATCTTGGCTGGAGAATGTTATTGTTTCGGGCTTTAACAGCACTGGTTCAGGGTACACTG GACATTATGTTGTGATATGTGGATATGATGCTGCTGCAGATGAATTTGAGATCAGAGATCCTGCTAGTTCGTG GAAGCATGAGAGGGTCTCAGCAAAGCGACTGGACGAAGCACGGAGATCCTTTGGCACAGATGAAGATCTTCTCCTG ATTTGTATCGAGAGGAATGAGCCGCAAAGTAGCTCATCCTTAACAACTTCTCCAGACAGAAATATGGTTTCCTGA
- the LOC120013415 gene encoding guanylyl cyclase 1 isoform X3, with product MLTSHDSLLQLQHPQSNKRLNLPFFVTYNRPIKSSFSFSSKDEEINEAVGDESSLAECYPSELPSNDAQCNDAVLTYSHYVEVPHINQQFSWDCGLACVLMVLSTIGINDFSIQSLAELCRTTSIWTVDLAYLLQKFSVRFSYFTVTFGANPDFSVETFYKEQLPNDLVRVDMLFQKAREAEINIQCRSISGEEISILILSGKYIAIVLVDQFKLSQSWLENVIVSGFNSTGSGYTGSMRGSQQSDWTKHGDPLAQMKIFS from the exons ATGCTCACGAGTCACGACAGCCTTCTCCAGCTCCAACACCCCCAATCCAACAAACGTTTGAATCTTCCATTCTTCGTCACGTACAACCGACCAATCAAATCATCATTCTCCTTTTCCTCCAAAG atgaagaaataaatgaaGCAGTTGGAGATGAGTCAAGCCTGGCAGAATGCTACCCATCTGAGCTGCCATCAAACGATGCACAATGCAATGATGCAGTCTTGACATACTCGCACTATGTGGAA GTGCCTCACATAAACCAGCAATTCTCTTGGGATTGTGGTCTTGCTtgtgttttgatggttttgagtACCATTGGCATCAATGACTTCAGTATTCAATCCTTGGCAGAACTATGCAGAACAACAAG CATTTGGACTGTTGATCTGGCATATTTGCTGCAGAAGTTTTCAGTTCGATTCTCCTACTTCACTGTAACATTTGGGGCTAACCCGGACTTCTCTGTCGAGACATTTTACAAG GAACAATTGCCTAACGATTTGGTTCGAGTAGATATGCTCTTTCAGAAAGCACGGGAAGCCGAAATTAATATTCAG TGCAGATCCATCAGTGGGGAAGAAATTTCCATCTTGATTCTTTCTGGGAAATATATTGCAATTGTACTAGTTGATCAGTTCAAATTGAG CCAATCTTGGCTGGAGAATGTTATTGTTTCGGGCTTTAACAGCACTGGTTCAGGGTACACTG GAAGCATGAGAGGGTCTCAGCAAAGCGACTGGACGAAGCACGGAGATCCTTTGGCACAGATGAAGATCTTCTCCTG A
- the LOC120013109 gene encoding rop guanine nucleotide exchange factor 5-like isoform X2, producing the protein MERLVKCGGGFEKKKDGFEPLGSADSLTESRESSSSGTSKEEAKATACSSPPLLGWHIRKAGEVCKSSVSSNKVDAEIDMMKERFAKLLLGEDMSGSGKGVSTALAISNAITNLCATIFGQLWRLEPLPFEKKSMWRREIELLLCVSDHIVELIPSWQTFPDGSKLEIMTCRPRSDLFINLPALRKLDNMLLEILDSFIDTEFWYVDQGIVAPDADGSASFRKTVQRQEEKWWLPVPRVPAAGLSEKSRKQLNHIRECTSQVVKAAMAINSIALAEMEVPNSYLEALPKNGRTCLGDVIYRYITSDQFSAECLLDCLDLSSEHIALEIANRVEASIYVWRRRAHPKPPINPTRSTTKSSWEMVKDLMADGDKREFLAERSEGLLICLKQRFPSLTQTTLDTSKIQCNEDIGKSILESYSRVLESLAFNIVARIDDLLYVDDWTKHSDRLSSVPGLSVIGHKKVSIPHTVPTSSTPHSTPRYSPAPPVSPLRGERTPFINITNNSKAHRRGFGVKRVLNNYLGIDTKAKICGNPTASENGAEGRGHQESSAPRSGTKSSQNPPRYTVS; encoded by the exons ATGGAAAGATTAGTGAAGTGTGGCGGtggatttgaaaagaaaaaggatgggTTTGAGCCGTTGGGTAGTGCCGATTCGTTAACGGAGTCAAGAGAGAGCAGCTCGAGTGGGACTTCCAAGGAGGAAGCGAAGGCCACAGCGTGCTCTTCGCCGCCTCTGCTTGGTTGGCATATAAGGAAAGCCGGTGAAGTGTGCAAGAGCTCCGTTTCAAGTAACAAAGTGGACGCAG AGATTGATATGATGAAGGAGAGGTTTGCAAAATTGCTGCTTGGTGAAGATATGTCAGGGTCTGGCAAAGGGGTTTCAACTGCTTTGGCTATTTCAAATGCCATTACCAATCTCTGtg CTACCATTTTTGGGCAATTATGGAGACTAGAGCCTTTGCCCTTTGAGAAGAAATCGATGTGGCGAAGAGAGATCGAGTTGCTTCTTTGTGTTAGTGATCACATTGTGGAATTAATTCCTTCTTGGCAAACATTTCCTGATGGCAGTAAGCTTGAG ATCATGACTTGCAGGCCCAGATCGGATCTATTCATCAATCTCCCAGCTTTGCGTAAATTAGACAACATGCTTCTT GAAATATTGGACAGTTTCATAGACACAGAGTTTTGGTATGTCGATCAAGGGATCGTAGCTCCAGATGCTGATGGGTCAGCTTCTTTTCGCAAGACGGTTCAACGGCAAGAGGAGAAGTGGTGGCTACCTGTTCCTCGAGTACCCGCGGCTGGTCTTAGTGAAAAATCAAGGAAGCAATTGAACCACATCCGTGAATGCACAAGTCAAGTTGTAAAAGCTGCTATGGCTATCAACAGCATTGCTTTAGCTGAAATGGAGGTTCCTAACTCATATTTGGAAGCTCTCCCAAAG AATGGGAGAACTTGTTTAGGCGATGTTATTTACCGGTATATTACATCAGATCAATTCTCTGCAGAATGCCTGCTTGATTGTCTGGACCTGTCCTCCGAGCACATTGCTCTAGAGATTGCAAACCGAGTGGAAGCCTCGATTTATGTTTGGCGTCGAAGAGCTCATCCAAAACCTCCAATTAACCCAACTCGGTCCACCACTAAATCATCGTGGGAGATGGTTAAGGACCTAATGGCTGATGGTGATAAAAGGGAATTTCTTGCAGAAAGATCTGAAGGCCTACTGATCTGTTTGAAGCAGCGGTTCCCTAGTCTAACCCAAACTACACTGGACACAAGCAAAATCCAGTGCAACGAG GACATTGGAAAATCAATTCTTGAAAGCTATTCAAGAGTTCTGGAGAGCCTAGCATTCAATATTGTAGCCCGTATAGACGACTTGCTATATGTGGATGACTGGACTAAACATTCAGATAGATTATCATCCGTTCCTGGACTCAGTGTGATTGGACATAAGAAGGTTTCGATCCCACACACAGTGCCCACCTCAAGCACTCCGCACAGCACACCAAGGTATTCACCTGCACCACCAGTCAGTCCTCTGAGGGGGGAGAGAACTCCGTTTATCAACATAACCAATAATAGCAAGGCCCACCGTCGCGGGTTTGGTGTGAAAAGAGTCCTGAACAATTATCTTGGTATAGACACAAAAGCCAAGATCTGTGGCAATCCAACCGCAAGTGAGAATGGCGCAGAAGGTCGTGGACATCAGGAGTCATCGGCACCGCGGAGTGGGACGAAATCAAGCCAAAATCCTCCCCGGTATACAGTCTCTTGA